The sequence GTTCTATAAGAGCATGTGGAACTGAAATTCTTGCTGAAAGAAATGTTTGGAAATACAGTCTGCCACAGCCAGGAAACTCTACTCAACCACCGCTGGGAAGAAGTGCAAAGTTACAAGACAAAGGCTGGGAATCCACAGGAGGTAAAGAATTGAGAACAATAATGCCATCTACCTACATGTGAAGACTGCTGAAATAGTGACCTTTTTGTTACATACCAGGGAGTCCCCAACATATGATGGGTTTTCCTTCTGACAACTGCTGTGCCATAAGTTGGTTCTGAGATAagctatctgatttttttttaggtttcattAGCATTTCCTTTTGTTATCAGGatgtttataaatctgatctctaTTTgtatttgggggttggaaacattgcaTCTGAGAAGGATAGCATCAACAAATTATGCACTACAGCGTTCaatatagtacatattactaacaatcaGATGTTAAAAATAATGGTCAGTGGTAAGTGCAGGTAGTTGCAACTCAAATATGTCATACATTGGTGACTACCTGtatatttatcacaattaaaaaaaataacgcTATCTaccatacttttttcttttttgatttactttttaagtatgtaaactttcatgtgattccaaagagaaaacaataaaacaagatctattgaaaaaaataagacaaaatttgCAGAGAAGTCTTCAGTGGACAGATCACATTTGAGCAGCTCGAAAGCAGTGAAGTAGAGAGCCGTAGAGACACCTGGAGGAAGTAAGGGTGTGGCAAATGGAGTAGCCAAAATAACGTTCTGTAAAATAAGACCTCAAACAAAAGAAATGCAAGGACTTTTTTAACAGGGCACCATATACTTACAGACTATACACaaataattatctttattttgaaGCCTGATACATCAaacatattttgaactgaatgggggAATTTGAATatggagaaataaaatatattactacTTCTTATGATGGgcaagaaaaatgtaacattaACATGTTTTTGCTCCAAGGGACAAAACGACAAGAAAATGTAAATACTTTTCAAAGAACAATTAGATGTATGATTATATTAATACTAAAGAAACAAGCATGAAAGCCACTTAACCATAGAAGAATATATATTCAATacaattggaaaataaaaataacacataaaaGCTACATGATGGGTAAATATAAATAAGACAGCAAGCCGTGATGTTTCACACAATTATTAAAAACTGAGCAGGAAATTTAGAATGACAATCtctggtaggaaaaaaaatacaaacagtttataattttcaatgatgatgatggttaaaagtctttaaaaacccattgccattgagtcaatttcaactcacagcaaactcATAAAAGTCTTTAGGGTGACCAATATTAATCACAAGGAACGAACTCGTATGAGCATAATAAAGGGGAATGAATAACGAGGTAGACAGTATCTTCAACACATCCCTCCAATAATGCAGTAGTGTGTTTCAAGGTTGTCCCTTATAacaatttaaaatacaaaatattatatTATGAAATGAAGTTTGCAGGAGTCAGACCCCTGTAATAcagatcagagaagaaaaaagctAACAAGTACACTCACAGGTGCACACAAACACAGACAGATCCCATCCCATGAACTACCTTAAGTCCTTCCCAAGACTAAAGACTGATTCTCTTTATAGAAGATTTGTTTTAGATATAGGAAATATGATCAAAAATTTAACTATTTTGATGAAAAGACTCCACATGATCAAGAGATTTCCCTATGCGATCCAACGTCCCCTAGCCTTATCAGTGCTGGCACCTCACTGAAATGACcatgatgttttatttttttgtcctgtttgtttttattagttcTGTACACTTTACTGCTTTGCTCCCAAGTTATCTGCTGTCATTTCTTATTGTTAGTGAAACTTAGGGGCACTTGCACCTTAATTCTCTAATTTTCTGCTCTCAATTTGCAAACAGCTGAGAAAACGGAACATCAAGCTGTATTGGGGGTCAATTTACTCTTTTGTTTACATGTTTCAGTGTGACAGCCTTCTCATACACGGATGGCCAGGCAAAAATCCAGCTACTGCTCAGATAGCTCTTTACTTACTTGTACAGGTTTATGTTCTAAATAATCTAATTCACTATACACAAATAAATGATAATTCACCTCCTAAATTTCAAGACTCAAATTGATGATTTATTTTGTGATATGTCATATTAGGTTACCATAATATTTTCCTGAAGGTTAGAGCCATTTAatgtctgaacccacccaggttTGTTTTTGTAACATGCATAGATTTGTCATGGAGATAGTTTTTTTATGTATGACTCTCAAGACAGCGttcttcacatccttgttcctcaGACTATAGATCAGTGGATTCAGCATGGGAATGACAATGGTATAGAATACAGATGCCACCTGTGCCTGAGTCAGGGAGGATGTGTTTTCTGGCTGTAAATACGTGAAAATCAAGGACCCGTAGAAAATGGTTACACCCATGAGGTGGGctgcacaggtggagaaggccttctGCCTGCCCGCTGCAGACTGGATCCTCAGGATGGCTGAGATGATGGCAATGTACGTGACTATGATGATCAGAAGAGGACTAAGGAGTGTGAACCCAGCTAAAACAAAAATCACCATTTCTGTACTGAAAGCATCTACACAGGACAGGGCCAAAAGGGCTGTGGTGTCACAGAAAAAATGGTTGATTCTGGAATCACAGAACGCCAAACTGCttatcacacaaacagatatcaaAGAATTTGTGAAGCCAATCACATAAGGCGTGGTTCCCAGCCAGTTGCACACTTTCTGGGACATAACCACTGAATAG comes from Elephas maximus indicus isolate mEleMax1 chromosome 7, mEleMax1 primary haplotype, whole genome shotgun sequence and encodes:
- the LOC126080214 gene encoding olfactory receptor 8I2-like, giving the protein MAESNFTEVALFIFSGFANHPELQVSLFLIFLLIYLFTVLGNLGLIMLIRMDPQLHTPMYFFLSNLALIDVFYSSTVTPKALVNFQSDQKTISFVGCFAQMYFFVGLLCSECFLLGSMAYDRYVAICNPLLYSVVMSQKVCNWLGTTPYVIGFTNSLISVCVISSLAFCDSRINHFFCDTTALLALSCVDAFSTEMVIFVLAGFTLLSPLLIIIVTYIAIISAILRIQSAAGRQKAFSTCAAHLMGVTIFYGSLIFTYLQPENTSSLTQAQVASVFYTIVIPMLNPLIYSLRNKDVKNAVLRVIHKKTISMTNLCMLQKQTWVGSDIKWL